The genomic interval GATAATCAGTCAGGGTGACGATATCTATTGGCTCATTCTTTTCGAAAAGCTCACACATTGCATTGTATAATCGCCTGTGGGTTTCTCTGTAAAAGTCTTCTGAACTCAGTATTTCGAGGGCTTTCGGCAGTGCCTCATTATCAAATATAATTGCACCAAGAACAGCCTGCTCTGCCTCTATATTTTGCGGAGGCAACTTTTCTATAATATCTCCCGGCATGTCTTTTTGACTTGAACCAACCTCTCTCAATGTTACCTCATGCGTCAAGCGCAGTGCGTCGAGATCATTTACTCGCTTACTACCTTAACATTGAGTTGTGCTGTAACATCAGGATGAATTTTTACACTAACTGTATAGTCTCCGAGTCTCTTTATCGGCTCATCAATTACAATTTTCTTTCTATCCACATCGATACCTTCTTTTTTCAATGCATCTGCAATATCTATAGCAGTAACAGAGCCGAAAAGTCTATCCTCTTCGCCTGTCTTAACCTTTATTGTGATTGCTGTTTGATAGATCCTTGCTGACAGTTCTTCAGCAGATGCCTTTGCCTTTTTTGCGAGTTCTTGAATCTTTCTCTTTTCATGTTCCATTGCCTTGATATTTTTAGGATTTGCTTCAACAGCAAGCCCCCTTGGTATCAGAAAATTTCTTGCATACCCATCCTTGACATTGACCACCTCACCAATATGACCTAAATCCTTAACATTCTCTTTAAGAATAACTTGCATACAAAACTCTCCTTTCAAAAAATTAGGTTAAGGGTAAATGAGTGAATAACCCCTGATTATTATCATACCTTAACCGTAACCTTAACCTCAACCTTAATATATTCTCTGCCTCACAACCTCATATAAACAAACAGATGCTGCCATTGCGACATTCAAGCTCTCAGCCTTGCCTAAAATTGGAATTTTCAGACCCTTTGCCCTTTTGAGCAACACCTCACTGACGCCATGGGCCTCATTACCAAAGGCAATAGCAACAGGTAATTTAAAATCAAATTCATAAATAGACATCTGCGCATGAACATCTGCTGCATATAATGAAATATTTTTCGACTCAATGAAATCAAAAAGGGTCTCTAATCCCGAATAAATAATTGGAATATTAAATAGGCTTCCTGCTGTTGCTCTTATTGCCTTTGGCATAAAGGCATCGCATGTGTTTGGAAGAATAATCACAGCATCAGCACCTGCCGCATCAGATACCCTGATAATTGTGCCAAGGTTTCCAGGGTCCTGAATACCATCGCAAACAACAAGAAAAGGAACTTCTTTAAAACTGATACCATCTAATCTCGCTATTTTACAAGACATAACCGCGGCAATCCCTTGAGGTGTCTCTGTATCACTAAGTTTATTCAAAACCTGCTCTGATACCCGAATAAAAATATCTCTTGGCGGTTGACATTTGATGCTCGATATTATCAGCCTTAAAAGTCTTTGTCCCTCCTTCTTGTTTGAAAATTCTTCTGTAAAAAACACCCTTTTTATCTCTACATGAGGAGATGCTACTGCCATTTCTATGAGGTGTGGTCCCTCTATAAAAAACGCCTCATGTCTGTATCTGGCGTATTTTTGCTTTATTTTTAATGCTTCCTTAATTATTGCATTTACAGGGCTTGTGATTGTTATAAATCTCATGGCAAAAACTTAAAAGGCGAAGGTATAAATGTTATAACAAAAATTATAAATGTGAATATTCCTATGGATCTCCTTTTGGAATCAAGCGGGACTTCCCAGTAAAGCACAGGCGGGTGTTTTATTCCGAGTATAAGCATCAATACGGCCCACAATGCCCAGCCTTCCCAATAAAGAATCCCCAATATTGCAAGGACGATCACAAGTGCTCTGGATAGATATTTATGTCTTTCACCCAATATGGCAAAGGCTATATGTCCTCCATCAAGCTGGCCAACAGGAATAAGATTTAATGATGTGACAAAAAGTCCAATCCAGCCGGCAAATGCCACAGGATGAAGAAAAATATCATGATTATCAGGTGCTACACCTAATATTACATTGGATAAAAAGGAAAACAAAATTGAATCTCCGAGACTTAATGCGCCTTCGGTATTTGACAGTGGGGCAATCTCCGACATGCTAAGACCCACAATGCAAGCTATAACAGAAACAATAAACCCAGCTATCGGCCCTGATGCGCCTATATCTATAAGCGCCTTTCTCGTGATTATAGGCGATTTCATTTTTATGAATGCACCAAATGTTCCTATTATTGATGGAGCCGGAATAAAATATGGTAGTGTTGCCTTTGTGTGATGCTTCTTTGATGCAATGTAGTGAGATAATTCATGGCATAAAAGTATGGTCATCAATGTGCCTGCAAATGGTAGACCTTCTATTATCCTACCAGGCTCCCTGAATATGTTCACGCCCTTCTGCAGTGCTCCTGCAGTAAGAGTCGTTAAAAAGGTGACTATGAATAAAATTATATGCAGATATGGGATCTTTCTCATTCATACTTCCATTATTATAGGCATTATCATGGGTTTCCTATCCATTGTGTTTCTCAAATATTTCTTAAGCGTTGACCGCAATTTTGCCTGAATAAGACTAATATCAGAAATTATATCGTCCTCAAGGTCAGAAAGCGTATTTGTCATTAAATCCCTGACCTCGTTTATTATATCTTGCGATGCATCTTCGAATATAAATCCCCTCGATATTATTTCAGGACCGGAAACAATTCTCTTTGTGAGCTTCTCTATACCCACAAGCACAATAACTATTCCATCATGTGCAAGTCTCTTTCTATCTCTGAGAACGATATCTTCAACACCTCCCATACCCTTACCATCAATAAATATTCTTCCTGAATTTATCTTTCCATTTTTTAATGCACCAGTCTCTGTTATCTCAAGAATCTCTCCGTCTTGCATAACAAAAATATTATCAGAAGGTATGCCTGATTTTTCCGCTAATCTTGCATGATATTTAAGATGCCTATATTCCCCGTGTACAGGCATAAAATACTTTGGCCTTACAAGATTGATCATAAGTTTTAATTCTTCTTTCGAGGCATGTCCTGAAACATGTATCTCTGATACCTTCTCGTATATAACATCAGCCCCCCTTTTCATTAGGTGGTTTATAATCTTTCCTATAGATCGCTCATTGCCTGGGATCATCTTTGCGGAAAGTATAACAGTATCTCCTTCCTTTATTTTTATATGCTTATGCTCATCTATAGCAATCCGAGAAAGAACACTCATAGGCTCTCCCTGACTTCCTGTTGTTATTATTACAACCTTATCATCAGGCAGATCTCTCAAATTTTCAAGCCTCACCCATGTATCTTCTGGCATTTTCAAATAACCAAGATCAAGAGCAATTTGTGAATTAGCCACCATACTCTTACCGCACATTATTATATGCCTCTTATATTGCAGTGCAACATCAATTACCTGTTGAATCCTGTGTATGTTTGAAGCAAATGTAGCAATAATTATCCTTCCCCTTGCCTTTGAAAATATATCCTCAAATGCCCTCCGCACCTCTTTTTCAGAGAATGTGAATCCTCCTTTCTCTGCATTAGTGCTATCAGAAAGCATTAGTAATGTGCCTTTCTCACCATATTCTGAAAATTTATGAAAATCCATCAATTCTCCATCAACAGGAGTTGGATCGAGTTTGAAATCTCCTGTATGAACAATATTGCCAATAGGTGTTTTAATTCCCAATCCAACACCATCAACAATACTGTGTGTAACCCTCATAAATTCTATATCGAATACACCAAGACTAATAATATCTCTTGGCCTTACAGAAATAAGGTTTATGTCTGCTATATCGTGTTCTTTTAATTTCTCTCTGACAAGGGCAAGGGTTAAAGAAGTTCCATAGACAGGAACATTGATTTCCTTAAGCAAAAAAGGCAATGCACCTGTGTGATCTTCATGACCATGAGTAAGGATTATGCCTTTTACCTTTTCCTTATTTTCAAGAATATAAGAAAAGTCTGGAATAACAAAGTCTACACCCAGCATATCCTCTTCTGGAAACATCAATCCAGCATCGACTATAATAAGGTCATCAGCATACTGAAACACGGTCATATTCAGACCGATTTCTTCAAGGCCACCAAGAGGGATAATAAAGAGAGACCGTTCACCGTTCATAGTTCACCATCACATGGTTTTGGTTTTGAACTGTGAACAATAATCTATGAACTATGAATTTTCTTATCTCCACCGCTCCACTAATTCTTCAATACTAACATCGCCATCTATAATCTGTTGCACTATTGGCTTGACAGAAGACACATCAGCCTTTGCTTTTTTAATCTGTATTATATTATCCACCCTATTAAAAAATGCATCAACAATTTCAGGATCAAACTGTCTTTCTCTCTGCTCCTTTATATAATCCAATGCCTTTTCTATTGGCCATGCAGCCTTATATATTCGGTCTGATGTAAGTGCATCAAACACATCTGTAACCGTAACTATCCTTCCTGATATGGGAATATCACTTCCTTTTAGTCCGAGCGGATAACCAGTGCCGTCCCATCGTTCATGGTGAGATAATGCAATCTCTTTTGCAAGCTCAAGGAGAGGAAGGGTTGTACCGCTGAGAATCTTTCCTCCTATAATTGTATGCAGCTTTATTATCTTGAATTCATCATCTGTCAATTTTCCAGGCTTAAGAAGCACACCGTCAGGGATACCTATCTTCCCAACATCATGCATTGGTGATGCATATCTCATCATCATGCTCTGCTCATGGTTCATGCCGATTTCCTCAGCTATAAGGTTCACATAATCAGCTATCCTTTCTATATGTCTTCCTGTCTCGTCATCTCTGAATTCAGATGCCTTACCAAGCCTTATTATAATCTCCAGTTGTGTGTACTCCAACATCTGGAGTTTTTCCAAAAGATTTGATTCCATGACATCAAGGGAGCTATTTAAGAATTCATCCCTTTCTTTGAGTTTAAGCATGTTATAGACCCTTGCCTTGAGTTCCTCCACAAAAAAGGGCTTTGTCACATAATCATCTGCCCCAAGATTAAGGGCGTTTATAATGCTCTGCTTATCAGTAAGTG from Dissulfurispira thermophila carries:
- the rplI gene encoding 50S ribosomal protein L9 translates to MQVILKENVKDLGHIGEVVNVKDGYARNFLIPRGLAVEANPKNIKAMEHEKRKIQELAKKAKASAEELSARIYQTAITIKVKTGEEDRLFGSVTAIDIADALKKEGIDVDRKKIVIDEPIKRLGDYTVSVKIHPDVTAQLNVKVVSE
- a CDS encoding TrmH family RNA methyltransferase, whose amino-acid sequence is MRFITITSPVNAIIKEALKIKQKYARYRHEAFFIEGPHLIEMAVASPHVEIKRVFFTEEFSNKKEGQRLLRLIISSIKCQPPRDIFIRVSEQVLNKLSDTETPQGIAAVMSCKIARLDGISFKEVPFLVVCDGIQDPGNLGTIIRVSDAAGADAVIILPNTCDAFMPKAIRATAGSLFNIPIIYSGLETLFDFIESKNISLYAADVHAQMSIYEFDFKLPVAIAFGNEAHGVSEVLLKRAKGLKIPILGKAESLNVAMAASVCLYEVVRQRIY
- a CDS encoding site-2 protease family protein, with translation MRKIPYLHIILFIVTFLTTLTAGALQKGVNIFREPGRIIEGLPFAGTLMTILLCHELSHYIASKKHHTKATLPYFIPAPSIIGTFGAFIKMKSPIITRKALIDIGASGPIAGFIVSVIACIVGLSMSEIAPLSNTEGALSLGDSILFSFLSNVILGVAPDNHDIFLHPVAFAGWIGLFVTSLNLIPVGQLDGGHIAFAILGERHKYLSRALVIVLAILGILYWEGWALWAVLMLILGIKHPPVLYWEVPLDSKRRSIGIFTFIIFVITFIPSPFKFLP
- a CDS encoding ribonuclease J, with the protein product MNGERSLFIIPLGGLEEIGLNMTVFQYADDLIIVDAGLMFPEEDMLGVDFVIPDFSYILENKEKVKGIILTHGHEDHTGALPFLLKEINVPVYGTSLTLALVREKLKEHDIADINLISVRPRDIISLGVFDIEFMRVTHSIVDGVGLGIKTPIGNIVHTGDFKLDPTPVDGELMDFHKFSEYGEKGTLLMLSDSTNAEKGGFTFSEKEVRRAFEDIFSKARGRIIIATFASNIHRIQQVIDVALQYKRHIIMCGKSMVANSQIALDLGYLKMPEDTWVRLENLRDLPDDKVVIITTGSQGEPMSVLSRIAIDEHKHIKIKEGDTVILSAKMIPGNERSIGKIINHLMKRGADVIYEKVSEIHVSGHASKEELKLMINLVRPKYFMPVHGEYRHLKYHARLAEKSGIPSDNIFVMQDGEILEITETGALKNGKINSGRIFIDGKGMGGVEDIVLRDRKRLAHDGIVIVLVGIEKLTKRIVSGPEIISRGFIFEDASQDIINEVRDLMTNTLSDLEDDIISDISLIQAKLRSTLKKYLRNTMDRKPMIMPIIMEV
- a CDS encoding HD-GYP domain-containing protein, with the protein product MQRTVYVADDVPTNIELVEAVFRNDPDIIIKKAGDGKELLESIEKNGTPDLIVLDLMMPVMDGFDVLRRLKNIREKNYFPIIVLSALTDKQSIINALNLGADDYVTKPFFVEELKARVYNMLKLKERDEFLNSSLDVMESNLLEKLQMLEYTQLEIIIRLGKASEFRDDETGRHIERIADYVNLIAEEIGMNHEQSMMMRYASPMHDVGKIGIPDGVLLKPGKLTDDEFKIIKLHTIIGGKILSGTTLPLLELAKEIALSHHERWDGTGYPLGLKGSDIPISGRIVTVTDVFDALTSDRIYKAAWPIEKALDYIKEQRERQFDPEIVDAFFNRVDNIIQIKKAKADVSSVKPIVQQIIDGDVSIEELVERWR